The genome window AGCAAACAGAATACGACTTTGGAACAAGGGTGTTGATTCTGAAAGCTTTCATCATAAATATCGGAGTCATGAAATGCGCATCAAATTGAGGTATCACTTCTTGCTTCAAGTTTCAATGATGGAAGCATTCAAAAGCATTGCATGGACTAACGCATTATCCTTTCCTCTCCCATTAGTGGTGGCGAACCAGGAAAACCATTGATAATACACGTGGGTCGTTTTGGACGTGAAAAAAATTTGGATTTTCTGAAAAGGTGAGTTTTTCCTTTATACAAATGATGTCATAATTTATGAGTATGGCCTCGAGTTTAGAAGTGTAGAACTGAGCAATAGTTTGGTCGGTATAGCCTCCAGTTGAGGGGCCGCCCACCCTGGCTCAAACCCGGGTGCTCACAGGCCGCCATGAGAACTGCTTTCAGCAAGGTTCCTGACCAGCTATGGTTCAGTACTCCCCTACCTTTAGAACAAAGCTAGGGGAACGTCTCTCCCTGTGGTCGAGTGCTTTTTTTTAGAAGGGAAAAATGGAGAAAGGGAAAACTTTCTTGATGCTTCCAGTAATGATGGAGATTATTCATAGCGTCCATGTGGTATAGGCTTTCATCCATGATATTAGCTATAATTCCTAACAATCGTGCTCTTTTTGTTCCTGCTAAAACTACTTAAAACTGACAGATCATCTTCTTTCCCAAGTATTACCATGCTTGTTAGCTGTCCAGGACAGCATAGTTTACAATGGTTTTAACCTTTTAGCTTTAGGCATACTCAAAATATAACATTTGTAGTCTTGCTATTTAACCAAGTAAGCATTTCAAGTTGGTCACCTTTTACAGGCTAGTTATCTGTAGGTTATGTTATTCTTTGGTACATGAACGTTCTTTTGCCATGTCATTAGGACTTTGGCTTATTTCGGTTAAAATACAGGGTAATGGAGAGGCTCCCTGGAGCAAGAATTGCTTTTGTTGGAGATGGACCATACAGGTGCGCCATTTTTCAATAGTTCACTATTTGTTGTTTTTTAATATGATGCAGACCTGATGAGATATGTATGTCCATCACTCATCTTTTATCTGGTACCAAAATGACATAATTTATCAGCGGCACATGCTTCATGCTATACGTTCTTCCATAAACTATTTATACCAAGTTACAAGCGGACAACCATCTCTTCGATGGCGTACGTGGGTTGGCCTGAGAATTTGTCTCTCCAATAGGTCAGAACTGTTCTTTGTAAGACACCTATAGACCAAGCAAGTAGGCTAATGCAGTGGAAGTACAGTCACCACAGACAATATAATACCAAATGTGAACGTGGGGTTGGTTTGTTTGCAACGGAGAACCAATTTTCGATGTTTGGTCGTATGTGTGACGTTTTAATGGTTTCAtcttgatattttggaaatgtTTGCATCATTTGTTTCGtcttgatattttggaaatgtTTACATCGTCTGTTTCATCTTTGTCATGCAGGGCTGAGCTCGAAAAAATGTTCACAGGCATGCCTGCAGTTTTCACAGGAATGCTCCAAGGTGATGAGCTCTCACAAGCGTACGCCAGTGCTGACGTATTTGCAATGCCTTCAGAGTCTGAAACCCTTGGGCAAGTAGTGTTGGAGTCCATGGCTTCTGGAGTCCCAGTTGTCGCTGCTCGTGCTGGAGGGATACCTGATATTATACCCAAGGACAAGGAGGGCAAGACTAGCTTCTTGTTTACACCCGGAGATCTCGACGATTGTGTGAGGAAGATTGAACACCTCCTTTCGTCAAAAGATCTCAGAGAAGCCATTGGAAAGGCTGCTAGggaagagatggagaagtgCGACTGGAGAGCAGCCTCGACGAAAATACGCAATGAGCACTACAGTACTGCAATGTGGTACTGGCGGAAGAAGATGGGCAGAACTAACTAGGGTTCATCAATCCACTGAGGAATTCTGTTACTGCCGTCTCCAACTAGTTAGCTTAATAACCAAAGAATGTGTACATTGTATCCAACAGCTTGCGAGTTTGCGTGGCTAGCTGATTCACGTGTCCACAGTTATGATGATTGATTGACCGACCGCTTGTATGCAAATCGTGTACATTTTAGAGAGCTCTTTGAGATTGACCACTAGATCATTAC of Phragmites australis chromosome 3, lpPhrAust1.1, whole genome shotgun sequence contains these proteins:
- the LOC133912121 gene encoding sulfoquinovosyl transferase SQD2-like, with product MAQADEVVAPLLQAEEANAEWNSRPRRIALFVEPSPFAYISGYKNRFQNFIKHLREMGDEVLVVTTHKGAPEEFHGAKVIGSWSFPCPLYQNVPLSLALSPRIFSEVTKFKPDIIHATSPGVMIFGALAMAKMTSVPMVMSYHTHLPAYIPRYNLNWLLEPTWSLIRCLHRSADLTLVPSVAIAEDFETAKVVSANRIRLWNKGVDSESFHHKYRSHEMRIKLSGGEPGKPLIIHVGRFGREKNLDFLKRVMERLPGARIAFVGDGPYRAELEKMFTGMPAVFTGMLQGDELSQAYASADVFAMPSESETLGQVVLESMASGVPVVAARAGGIPDIIPKDKEGKTSFLFTPGDLDDCVRKIEHLLSSKDLREAIGKAAREEMEKCDWRAASTKIRNEHYSTAMWYWRKKMGRTN